One genomic segment of Arcobacter porcinus includes these proteins:
- a CDS encoding malate dehydrogenase, with the protein MIKSKKMINLKDENISYVLNNETIRLLNFNQNSMFLEVAIFNKDTFIRNSKIPFAQLPKKLKAKLNPK; encoded by the coding sequence TTGATAAAAAGTAAAAAAATGATAAATTTAAAAGATGAAAACATTTCATATGTTTTAAACAATGAAACAATCAGGCTATTAAATTTTAATCAAAATAGTATGTTTTTAGAAGTTGCAATATTCAATAAAGATACTTTTATAAGAAATAGTAAAATACCTTTTGCACAATTACCAAAAAAACTAAAAGCAAAATTAAATCCTAAATGA
- a CDS encoding dUTP diphosphatase: MSFREFKIAIKSIGFSSLEEFLNFTKIDHNDALAWENKDEVPYYVTLILHTLKTYERGVSSDSVLNSLIDDCIPLASLLEEASSFPSKLEEMFLLQKKLNDSTNGNNWELGVNKFNKEIDWLRCIHMEAAELIDSTPWKHWKSINAEPDYNNIQVELVDIWHFLMSYILQETNVPKAVSLASSHCIYEANQEIDIKILIKEVEKLSYLALAISTKNMPSFSGIERFLEQFFIVCKRAGLSFVWLQKLYIGKNCLNQFRQDNGYKEGTYIKNWNEKEDNVVMLELLKNLESVNFDSLYKELQIEYKKI, from the coding sequence TTGTCATTTAGAGAGTTTAAAATAGCTATAAAAAGTATTGGTTTTTCATCACTCGAAGAGTTTTTGAATTTTACAAAAATAGATCATAATGATGCTTTAGCATGGGAAAATAAAGATGAAGTTCCATATTATGTAACTTTGATTTTACATACTTTAAAAACTTATGAAAGAGGAGTTTCTTCTGATAGCGTTTTAAATAGTTTAATAGATGATTGTATTCCTTTAGCTTCGTTATTGGAAGAGGCTTCTTCTTTTCCTTCAAAACTAGAAGAGATGTTTCTGTTACAAAAAAAATTAAATGATTCAACAAACGGTAATAATTGGGAATTAGGTGTAAATAAATTTAATAAAGAGATAGATTGGCTTAGATGTATTCATATGGAAGCAGCTGAGTTGATTGATTCAACTCCATGGAAACACTGGAAAAGTATAAATGCTGAGCCTGATTATAATAATATTCAAGTTGAATTAGTTGATATTTGGCATTTTTTAATGTCATATATTCTTCAAGAAACAAATGTTCCTAAAGCTGTATCATTAGCAAGTTCTCATTGTATATATGAGGCGAATCAAGAAATTGATATAAAAATTCTTATAAAAGAGGTTGAAAAACTATCTTACTTGGCACTTGCAATAAGTACAAAGAATATGCCAAGTTTTAGTGGAATAGAGAGATTCTTAGAACAATTCTTTATAGTTTGTAAAAGAGCTGGATTATCTTTTGTATGGTTACAAAAACTATATATTGGAAAAAATTGTTTAAATCAATTTAGACAAGACAATGGTTATAAAGAAGGAACTTATATAAAAAATTGGAATGAAAAAGAAGATAATGTTGTAATGCTTGAACTTCTTAAAAATCTAGAAAGTGTAAACTTTGATAGTTTATATAAAGAATTACAAATAGAGTATAAAAAAATCTAA
- a CDS encoding uracil-DNA glycosylase — MQKRVVCQKCIHYFVTWEQNKPHGCKAYGFKSQVLPSIVVKNSSQDDCNLFVKKNFESRS; from the coding sequence TTGCAAAAAAGAGTTGTTTGTCAAAAGTGTATTCACTATTTTGTAACTTGGGAACAAAATAAACCACATGGATGTAAAGCATATGGATTTAAATCACAAGTTCTTCCAAGTATTGTTGTAAAAAATAGTAGTCAAGATGATTGTAATTTGTTTGTAAAAAAGAATTTTGAAAGTAGGAGTTAG
- the recR gene encoding recombination mediator RecR yields the protein MNRGLEKFYELVEAFEALPTIGKKSALRLAYHIVMNDNYCGIKLSHSIENALRTIKKCKKCSSISENEICEYCLDDSRDSTKLCIVQSAKDIFVIEDSKEFDGKYFVIDELEQSAILKLHEFIKDNSVKNILFAITPSIANDAFILYIEDKLKGYDIRFTKIAQGVPTGVSLENVDLLSLSKAIQSKVEV from the coding sequence ATGAACAGAGGATTAGAAAAATTTTATGAACTAGTAGAAGCTTTTGAAGCTTTACCAACAATTGGTAAGAAATCGGCATTGAGGCTTGCATATCATATTGTTATGAATGATAACTATTGCGGTATTAAACTTTCACATAGTATAGAGAATGCTTTAAGAACTATAAAAAAATGTAAAAAGTGTTCAAGTATTAGTGAAAATGAGATTTGTGAATATTGTTTAGATGATAGTAGAGATTCTACTAAACTTTGTATTGTTCAAAGTGCAAAAGATATTTTTGTTATAGAAGATTCAAAAGAGTTTGATGGAAAATATTTTGTAATTGATGAACTAGAGCAAAGTGCGATATTAAAACTTCATGAATTTATCAAAGACAATAGTGTAAAAAACATTCTTTTTGCTATAACACCTTCTATTGCAAATGATGCTTTTATTCTTTATATTGAAGATAAGCTAAAAGGATATGATATAAGATTTACAAAAATAGCACAAGGTGTTCCAACAGGAGTTAGTCTTGAAAATGTAGACTTATTATCACTTTCAAAAGCAATACAGAGTAAAGTAGAGGTTTGA
- the dnaJ gene encoding molecular chaperone DnaJ: MIEIDYYELLEVQKTSDKTTIKKAYRKLAMQYHPDKNPDNKEAEEKFKAINEAYQVLSDDEKRSIYDRYGKAGLEGQGASRGGFGGFDDLGSIFEEMFGFGGRSHSKKERKTYNYNLDTAIEVKLEFNEAIFGCNKEIKYKYKTACKPCKGTGAKDGKLENCKTCGGVGQVHSRQGFMTFAQTCPHCEGSGKAAASSCNSCRGLGYEEIQDSFKVDIPEGVNDGMRIRVSNKGNIAPNGERGDLYLQTKVKEDSHFVRHDDDIYYEAPIFFTQVALGAKIKIPSLRGELELEIPKNAQDKQQFTFRNEGVKNVQGYGKGDLIVQIKIEYPKSLNSEQKELLTKLQESFGVESTPHTTKFEGMFDKIKNWFN, from the coding sequence TTGATTGAAATTGATTATTATGAACTATTAGAAGTTCAAAAAACATCTGATAAAACAACTATAAAAAAAGCATATAGAAAACTTGCTATGCAATATCATCCTGATAAAAATCCAGACAATAAAGAAGCTGAAGAGAAATTTAAAGCTATAAATGAAGCTTATCAAGTTTTAAGCGATGATGAAAAAAGATCTATTTATGATAGGTATGGAAAAGCTGGACTTGAAGGTCAAGGTGCTTCAAGAGGTGGATTTGGTGGTTTTGATGATTTAGGTTCAATATTTGAAGAGATGTTTGGTTTTGGTGGAAGAAGTCACAGTAAAAAAGAGAGAAAAACATATAACTATAATCTTGATACAGCAATTGAAGTAAAACTAGAGTTTAATGAAGCAATTTTTGGTTGTAATAAAGAGATAAAGTATAAATATAAAACTGCTTGTAAGCCTTGTAAAGGTACAGGTGCGAAAGATGGAAAACTAGAAAATTGTAAAACTTGTGGTGGAGTTGGTCAAGTTCACTCAAGACAAGGTTTTATGACATTTGCACAAACTTGTCCACATTGTGAAGGAAGTGGAAAAGCAGCTGCTAGTTCTTGTAACTCTTGTAGAGGTTTAGGTTATGAAGAGATACAAGATAGCTTTAAAGTTGATATTCCTGAAGGTGTAAATGATGGAATGAGAATTAGAGTTAGCAATAAAGGAAATATTGCACCAAATGGGGAAAGAGGAGATTTATATCTTCAAACAAAAGTAAAAGAAGATAGTCATTTTGTAAGACATGATGATGATATATATTATGAGGCTCCTATATTTTTCACTCAAGTAGCTCTTGGTGCTAAAATTAAAATTCCTAGTCTAAGAGGTGAGCTAGAGCTTGAAATACCAAAAAATGCTCAAGATAAACAGCAGTTTACTTTTAGAAATGAAGGTGTAAAAAATGTTCAAGGCTATGGAAAAGGAGATCTGATTGTTCAAATAAAAATTGAATATCCAAAATCTTTAAACAGTGAACAAAAAGAACTTTTAACAAAACTTCAAGAGAGTTTCGGAGTGGAAAGCACTCCACATACAACTAAATTTGAAGGAATGTTTGATAAAATCAAAAATTGGTTTAATTAA
- a CDS encoding ferritin-like domain-containing protein — protein sequence MLFFKSLEEVLFCTNPTVKIDKFRILYNNFNSNKIIFEEKYEIKEQKEPSYISFLNVKKPTELPEIKNFNTDLGKKYLLHTILHIEYSAIDLALDAAYRFINLPHKYYKDWLEVADDEIRHFLMLEELLKELGGYYGEFEVHKNLFEAMEKTPDFLSRMACVPRYLEANGLDQNPKIMQKLNSNNDVFNKKIIKALEVILEEEIEHVKKGDNWFKYECERLSLEPEKTYFEAIERVFPGSTKRKMDINFEMRKEAGFSCDELKFLSKKEDCN from the coding sequence ATGTTATTTTTCAAAAGTTTAGAAGAGGTATTATTTTGTACAAATCCCACTGTTAAGATAGATAAGTTCAGAATTCTTTATAATAATTTTAATAGCAATAAAATAATATTTGAGGAAAAATATGAGATAAAAGAGCAAAAAGAACCATCATATATCTCTTTTTTAAATGTAAAAAAACCAACAGAACTTCCAGAAATAAAAAACTTCAATACAGATTTAGGAAAAAAATATCTACTTCATACTATTTTACATATTGAGTATAGTGCTATTGATTTAGCTTTAGATGCAGCATATAGATTTATAAATCTTCCACATAAATATTATAAAGATTGGCTAGAAGTTGCAGATGATGAGATAAGACATTTTTTAATGCTGGAAGAACTTTTAAAAGAATTAGGAGGATATTATGGAGAATTTGAAGTTCATAAAAATTTATTTGAAGCTATGGAAAAAACTCCAGATTTCTTAAGTAGAATGGCTTGTGTACCAAGATATCTTGAAGCAAATGGGCTTGATCAAAACCCAAAAATTATGCAAAAACTCAATTCAAACAATGATGTTTTTAATAAAAAGATTATAAAAGCTTTGGAAGTAATTTTAGAAGAAGAGATTGAACATGTAAAAAAAGGTGATAATTGGTTTAAATATGAGTGTGAAAGATTGTCTCTAGAACCTGAAAAAACATATTTTGAAGCTATTGAAAGAGTTTTTCCTGGAAGTACAAAAAGAAAAATGGATATAAATTTTGAGATGCGGAAAGAAGCTGGGTTTTCTTGTGATGAGTTGAAGTTCTTATCTAAAAAAGAGGATTGTAATTAA
- a CDS encoding MBL fold metallo-hydrolase, producing MQIKYHPMGDYGTNCYIVTIDNKDIIIDPGVGASAWVKKNVTNPIAILNTHGHFDHIWSNQELKEFFNIKLYTPKDDEFMLTLNPYNLGLPPSYADVLVNPDEEIEISGIKIKFHHFPGHTPGCSVIEIEKTLFSGDFIFKGTIGRFDFPMSNAKDMKSSIKKILSWEDNFVIYPGHGDKTSLKSEFHTLKNWEQHI from the coding sequence ATGCAGATTAAATATCATCCTATGGGTGACTATGGAACAAATTGTTATATAGTTACTATTGATAACAAAGATATAATTATTGATCCAGGTGTTGGAGCAAGTGCTTGGGTAAAGAAAAATGTTACAAATCCTATTGCAATTTTAAACACTCATGGTCATTTTGATCATATTTGGTCAAATCAAGAGCTAAAAGAGTTTTTTAATATTAAATTATATACTCCAAAAGATGATGAGTTTATGCTCACTTTAAATCCTTATAATTTAGGACTTCCACCATCATATGCTGATGTTTTAGTTAATCCTGATGAAGAGATTGAAATATCTGGAATAAAAATAAAATTTCACCATTTTCCAGGACATACTCCTGGATGCAGTGTAATTGAAATAGAGAAAACTTTATTTAGTGGAGATTTTATATTCAAAGGAACCATTGGTAGATTCGACTTTCCTATGTCAAATGCAAAAGATATGAAAAGTAGTATTAAAAAGATATTATCTTGGGAAGATAACTTCGTAATTTATCCAGGACATGGAGATAAAACTAGTTTAAAAAGTGAATTTCATACATTAAAAAATTGGGAACAGCATATATGA